A genomic stretch from Engraulis encrasicolus isolate BLACKSEA-1 chromosome 12, IST_EnEncr_1.0, whole genome shotgun sequence includes:
- the mdh1b gene encoding putative malate dehydrogenase 1B isoform X2 codes for MARFVLAGKADCPHYAKAELLADSLHRKLPDFRIHKICVHPTEWNKWLENTCGSNGWKHEQSPLVWRELVDRGGKGMFLGGYSDFMEHIQGYYGITSDVKTDLMLEIAEENLQTKNLCMQEEALRRSQCPLHVWISSALHPTCYSLIPRLLSPEVFPSDPLISLHLLDPAGGDEDLYTLRQEAEDLSSPKLHSITIHSHLDDCVFKQARIIIFLDDWQHGEEEEEEAAGEAVAHMDQAALRKMAAQYRHYGKLINSRADKSVRVMVAGDSFVNLKCSLLLESAPSVDSSHFVAMGTQLECEARAQIGKKLGVKTADVTDVFIWGNISGHFCMDFQRTRVFRYEGAISGPASFSLPLLEMAYNRTVQEENGREKWGRVGI; via the exons ATGGCAAGATTTGTTCTCGCAG GGAAGGCAGATTGCCCTCATTATGCCAAGGCAGAGCTTCTTGCAGACTCTCTTCATAGAAAACTGCCTGACTTTCGTATCCACAAAATATGTGTACACCCAACTGAATGGAAT AAATGGCTTGAAAACACTTGTGGCAGTAATGGCTGGAAACATGAACAATCTCCTTTGGTGTGGCGAGAACTTGTTGATAGAGGAGGGAAAGGGATGTTTCTGGGTGGTTACAGTGACTTCATGGAACACATACAG GGTTATTATGGCATTACTTCTGATGTGAAAACAGACTTGATGCTGGAGATTGCGGAAGAAAACCTCCAGACAAAGAATCTGTGTATGCAGGAGGAAGCACTGAGGCGCAGTCAATGTCCTCTACATGTTTGGATAAGTAG CGCCCTGCACCCGACATGCTACTCTCTGATACCCCGACTCCTCAGCCCTGAAGTGTTCCCCAGTGACCCCCTCATCAGTCTCCATCTCCTGGACCCGGCGGGAGGGGACGAGGACCTGTACACACTGAGGCAGGAGGCTGAGGACCTGTCATCGCCCAAGCTGCACAGCATCACCATCCACAGTCACCTGGACGACTGCGTCTTCAAACAGGCCCGCATCATTATCTTCCTCGATGATTGGCAAcatggcgaggaggaggaggaggaggcggcaggAGAGGCGGTGGCGCACATGGATCAGGCGGCGTTGAGGAAAATGGCCGCACAGTACCGGCACTATGGGAAACTCATCAACTCGAGGGCAGACAAGTCTGTGCGCGTGATGGTTGCCGGGGACTCTTTCGTCAACCTGAAGTGTTCTCTGCTGCTGGAGAGCGCACCCTCTGTGGACTCCAGTCATTTTGTTGCTATGGGAACACAGCTGGAGTGCGAGGCAAGAGCGCAGATCGGCAAGAAGCTTGGCGTCAAGACAGCAG ATGTAACTGATGTTTTCATTTGGGGAAACATCAGTGGCCATTTCTGCATGGACTTCCAGAGGACGAGGGTCTTTCGATACGAAGGTGCCATTTCTGGGCCTGCCAGCTTCTCTCTTCCACTTTTGGAAATGGCATATAACAG gacagtacaggaagagaatggcagagagaaatggggcagggttgggatatga